In the Mycolicibacterium chubuense NBB4 genome, one interval contains:
- a CDS encoding helix-turn-helix domain-containing protein translates to MKRQVDYTWRVAELMAAAGMHNSTDLIPRLAERGIQLSRPQVYRVVYQRPERVSLQMMAALCDIFGCGVEDLVTVTATDVRRKKAATVGKDSAPNVVEMNKSVRPRRARVLRDDD, encoded by the coding sequence GTGAAACGTCAAGTCGACTACACCTGGCGGGTGGCTGAGCTGATGGCCGCGGCCGGCATGCACAACAGCACCGATCTCATCCCCCGCCTGGCCGAGCGCGGTATACAGCTCTCACGCCCACAGGTCTATCGCGTGGTTTATCAACGCCCCGAACGGGTTTCGCTCCAGATGATGGCTGCCCTGTGCGATATCTTCGGCTGCGGAGTCGAGGACCTCGTCACCGTCACTGCAACCGACGTCCGGCGGAAGAAAGCTGCAACAGTCGGGAAAGACTCCGCGCCAAACGTCGTCGAGATGAACAAATCCGTGCGGCCGCGACGTGCCCGCGTGCTCCGCGATGACGATTAA
- a CDS encoding tyrosine-type recombinase/integrase: protein MPVDRSGRVYVVGAVPLLHPEAQTVEEMLEGWRNQQLCRNLDHETIAGRIRIVQRFVEVTNEFPWTWTPVMAEEFFSDLRAIHRRKQSTIRGYQNALKLFCSYVSHPDYGWDRVCEQRFGTHPAQVFFEWNTATHVQDNEQSPEKRAFTKAELQDFFDHADDQVALIAASGRKGWLPAYRDAVMFKIAYSYGLRFNELRHLQTVDFSRNPRGREFGRYGVVQIRYGKAKKGSPPKRRSVLTVFDWTPEVIGDWLAHGQPYLDDGVDLFPSERGALVAERTLLRRFRRYCDDDLQLPGGLDLHSLRRSYATHLIEDGWDPKFVQDQLGHEHASTTSLYTCVSSDFRTRTLRRALDATINEALSFGGEETS, encoded by the coding sequence GTGCCGGTCGATAGAAGCGGTCGCGTGTACGTCGTCGGTGCGGTTCCGCTGCTCCACCCGGAGGCGCAGACGGTTGAGGAGATGCTCGAGGGGTGGCGCAATCAGCAACTGTGTCGCAACCTCGATCACGAGACGATCGCCGGGCGGATCCGGATCGTGCAGCGGTTCGTGGAGGTGACCAACGAGTTCCCGTGGACGTGGACACCGGTGATGGCTGAGGAGTTCTTCAGTGATCTGCGCGCCATCCACCGGCGTAAGCAATCCACCATCCGCGGCTATCAAAACGCCTTGAAGTTGTTCTGTTCCTATGTCAGCCATCCCGACTACGGCTGGGATCGGGTGTGCGAGCAGCGGTTCGGAACTCACCCGGCCCAAGTATTCTTCGAGTGGAACACCGCCACGCACGTGCAGGACAACGAACAGTCTCCCGAAAAACGCGCGTTCACCAAGGCGGAGCTGCAGGACTTCTTCGACCATGCCGACGACCAGGTCGCGCTGATCGCGGCATCGGGGCGCAAGGGCTGGCTGCCGGCCTACCGTGACGCAGTGATGTTCAAGATCGCTTACTCGTATGGGCTGCGGTTCAACGAATTACGGCACCTGCAGACCGTCGACTTCTCCCGCAATCCCCGCGGCCGCGAGTTCGGCCGCTACGGCGTCGTGCAGATCCGGTACGGCAAGGCCAAGAAGGGATCCCCACCCAAACGACGCAGCGTGCTGACGGTCTTCGATTGGACGCCCGAGGTGATCGGCGACTGGCTCGCCCACGGTCAGCCCTACCTGGACGATGGAGTCGACCTGTTCCCCAGCGAGAGAGGCGCGCTGGTCGCTGAACGCACTCTGCTGCGTCGCTTCCGCCGCTACTGCGACGATGACCTGCAGCTGCCGGGCGGATTGGATCTGCACTCGTTGCGGCGCTCGTATGCCACCCACCTCATCGAAGACGGCTGGGACCCGAAATTCGTTCAAGACCAGCTGGGTCACGAACATGCCAGCACCACCTCGCTTTACACCTGTGTGTCCAGCGACTTTCGCACCCGCACGCTGCGTCGGGCACTGGATGCCACCATCAACGAGGCGTTGTCCTTCGGTGGTGAGGAGACCTCGTGA